The Buteo buteo chromosome 6, bButBut1.hap1.1, whole genome shotgun sequence genomic interval GCATTAAGGAACTCGGCAACAAATCTGGTTGATTTCAGTACCAAGTTAAGTTCATTGAAGTTAACATGCTGTACTGACTGAATATTGCACAGATAGGCTGTCTGATTAGAAAATTCCAGCAGTGACAGAGGTGTTGCTAGAGAACAATTATTAAAATTCCTGACCTTGTTTGTTCTCATTTCAGTGAAATCATATTCAAGTTCATCCTGAAATACTCTAAAATCTGGTAAGAGATGAGGCAGTAAGTAGCTGCCCTCTGATTCAGGTGTTACCAGTTTCATTTGGCCACCCTTTAATCTTAAATGAAGTGAAGAAAGCATAGTTTAAGTATTTATATCGCCCTTCCCCCCGAGTTTCTCTCTCACTTTCCTCACAACTGTACCAGTAGAGAAGAAATCCCAGCTGGATTCTGAAATGGAAGCTACCAAAGACTAACAGTTCCCTCCTATGAGCTTTTGAATCAATAGATGTTTATATTTAGCCAAGAGAAAGGATCAGAACAGATGATGACCACCTTTACTCAAGTTTATTGAGAAGCTCTCCCATATTACAGCTGTAATTCTTATGTTTTCCCCAAAATCCGACTAGCCACAGATAGGGTTGCACACACTGCACTTCATTCCGAGAGCAGTTGTAACTAACAGTTACACCTAAGTTACCAATAACCGAGAAATGCACTGTctagctcaaacaataattacaaagtcacattttttttcttaatagttAATCTGcattcaatgaaaaaaaaaattacctccaGGAGTAAATCCCTCTGTAAGTATCTGAACAGTTGAAATCTGTATAATTTCAATTTCATAGTGGCTGTCTCCATCCAAAACCAGATATCTacataacagaagaaaaactcttttttaaaaaaatggggtttttCCTACCATATCAAGTccaaatcaaaggaaaaaaaaataaacataatctCTCAGTGACTAGCTGTTTATATGTTctttggggtggggaaggagagaaatcaagcaggaaaaaattacttttcattgaAGTTCttcacttaaatgaaaaaaaaaaaaccaaaccacaaaacctaCAGTTCAGTTTGCCAGGAGAccctttcaaaatattaaaagcattcTTCCAAAGttctgggggaagaagagaacaCAGAGTCTAAAGTGTTCTAGCCAACCAAATTATAGGGATGACCAAAGTAATGCTCTGGCTGTAATGTTAAGCAATACAGTGCAGTGTTAGAATCATtccaaaataagcttttttcaGTGGCTACAGATTTTTCCCTGCCCCCCACTTCCTATGATCCTCCTATTAGCTGGCAAAAATACTGTGTTCCAGTGAGAGAGGCATTATCAGTGAGTGGAGGTCCACCATTCCAAAGCATTCAGATCCACACTGCTAGTAAATTCAAACAAACTTACTCCAATAAAATTTTATCCATCCTTTCAGTCCAATTACTCTCTCCAACATCCCCACATCATGTTAATCTTATTTTGTTTAGGTTATTAGATAATAATATAGCTGTATGTGCAACAATACAGTTTACAAGTGCAATTCTGTCAATCTTTCTCACCTCTGATTGTTGGAAAGTCGACAAACCATGAGCTCAGATTTATCAGATGATCCTAGAGTTACAAAGAATGTAGCACctggaaagaaatgttttagtaTTCTAATGCAGAGTTTAGGAAGGAACATTCAAGTATCAAAAAGGATAACTGATTTTTACTTACTGCACCTAATACACTGAATTGGGCGAGTTAAGAAACTAATTGAAATGTTAAACTGATTAACATCAGCAGAACACTCAAGTATAAAAAGCTGATCTTTAATTATCATGTTCTGAATCACAGGACCTTTCACAATTGCTATGTAATTTCTCCCACATGTTGTAGAAATACAGATGATATCCAagattaatcttttaaaaatggcaaCAGATTTGGAGATGGCAAAAACAGGCAATTAAAAACCCTATCTTGTCACCATAATACAAACTattgtttcagtatttaaaaaactgtCAGAAGAATCTAATAGCAGGATGTGCCCTTCAGCTCTACACTTAGTAAACACACCTCTTTTTCATTACTGAAGGCTAGTTCAGTCTTACTTTGAGGTCAATGAACTTCAGCCTTCATGTTATGTTTCTTCCTGCTCAAAACAGCTCCTTTGACATCAGGAAAGTCATCTTAGCTACATTAGAAGTGATTCATaacttaaaataaagcagactACACGCCTAACCACTTTATTTCCCCCATGCCTCACGCTCCCTGTATTACCTAATCCCAATACTGTTGGtctgggaaatgaaaaaaataacaacatacAGCCCTGCCAAATTGTCTGGAGTCCATTTCCATTATCTGAACCACGTGGCCTCAGACAGCTTCACCTTGCTGCCTATTTCACAACTTTACACAGTCTCACTGGCCCCTAAGCATGGgcccccaggctgctgctgaagcaacAGAGAGGCAACAGCACAAAACTGCCAAGATCATCACAACCACCATCTGAGATCTGTGGCTCTACAGCAAGCCAGGAACAACTTCAGACTTCAATTTCATAACACGAATGCAAGCAggacaaactttaaaaaagtcttcagttgaaaatacattatttaaaaactcTTCTACACCATCATTTGCAGAGTGAAGAATGATTTGTGTGTTACAGGGATGCGCATACTCCTTTCTGAACGTAGAATCTCCCTAAGAACATTCATGCTAATCAGACTTGTGGTTTAGCTTACCAATTATACACATTGGCATCATGCCGAGAGTTGAGAGCCCATCAAAAGGCACCAAACGATCAGAGAAGATTTTATAAACTGAAGACTCAGCTTTCTTAATGTAATTGGAACACAAATTACTGTATTGCATGTAGTTTTAATGCTATGCAAAATTGACCACTCATGATGATCTGCCATCAACCATAGCTGTAGGCCATGGACAAGATCAAAGCTCACAGATGAAGCCTGAAACAAGCACTGTATCTTGTTAGAAAATACTAACATATTCTctactgtaaattatttttcatcccTATTTAACATGACAGGAATATGGCCAGAAGATgcatcattttaataaaaatgccaaCTGCACACACATCTGTTCTCAGAGGCATTAAAAATTCCTCTGTCTTTAATTAAATCACTCTTTGTAAACTGACTAAAAGTGTAAACTTATCTCTAAACAAACTCATAACACAGAATTATTAACTGGCAAACAAGAAGCATGAcaacaaaacagtatttaaagGACACAACTGCAGCTTGTTTGACAAGAGGCATTACTCTTGCTGTTTATCAGATTTGTTTAACACAGCATTTGAATAAGTATAAATGAGATCAAACTAGCTTATATATGCATTCAGTCCTTACCATTCATGAGTACTTTAAGCTGTTTGTCATAAAACTCTGTTTCTTTCTGAGAGATGAGGGCACATTCAGCACACTGACGCACAGGGTCCACAAAGCACATGCGAGGCAGAGGCACTTTTTTACTGCAGCACTTGTCACAGAAACACTTTCCACACCTTCTGCAGTGATGCTAAGCAtgagagaacattttgtttatttatttaggaaGGAAACTGTTAGGGAATAATTTGATAGAAGTTACTACATTAAATATCCTCCTCCCCAAGAAACTGAACAGTTTCTCAGGTGTGAAACATACAAGTTGAGGGATAGGTAAAGGAAATTTAATTGCTATAGTAGAAAGAAATCTCTGAAGATTGAAGACAAAAGACTGAGCATATACGAACAACAGCACTATAAGTCTTTGTTGGCACTCTGTGAACATGCTTCTGACACAGACCAGACAAAACACTGAAAGGGTTTCTCCAGTGTCCAGTAAATCCTTCACCTTACTGTCaataaaaacacaagaaaagcaTTGTTTCTAGGTCCCTTCCCATTTCCAAGCAAAGATCTTGGGAAAGTTCAACTGGAGATCTTATTCTTCTCTCAAAACTTATTCTCAAGtttttcccatggaaaaagataaaaatcttcaTACTTAAAGCCTAAAGCTATTTCTCTATCAGAAATACCAGGTAGCATAGTACAAATCCAATGAAGTTGCAAAATCAGAACTAGTTATTACACTGTGTTTCACAGCTACTAAATCTGCAACAAGTGGCTTATGCTCCAAATCACTACTGGGGTGTGACAGTCCCAGCAAGTCTTCCTGATGCAAGTTCTCATGTCAGAACAAGTATTCCCAGGCAAGCAGGAACTGATTTGTGGCTCAAAGCAAGTTTGAACAGCTTGATACAAAGAACTGATACACTGCAGTTTTGGTCAGTGTTAGGCTTTCCTTCCATATATTATGCAAAACTCTCTGGAGTACCTATTTCCCAGGGCTACCTCCATTTACTTCCCAAAGCTAACACAAGTAAAACACAGCAGCCTAATGAATTAGTGCTTCTCAACCAAAACActcaaaccaaccaaccacGATGCTCTTAACCCATCAACTAAAACAAGAACTAGGAGAAAGTACACTCTCTGATTGAGGGAAAGTGGAGAGGGaagtgctgatctcttctccctggtatccagtgataggacgtatgggaatggttcaaagctgcaccagggaggtttagactgaacattaggaagcatttctttaccgagagggtagtcaaacactggaacaggcttcctagagaggtggttgatgccccaagcctgtcagtgtttaagggGAATTTGGACAACacccttaacaacatgctttagctttggtcagccctgaactgGCCAAGCAGTTGGgctagatgatcattgtaggtcccttccaactgaaatagtctattctagTCTATTACTAGGATCACTAACTGACATCCTAATGCTCTTCAGGCCTCCTGAAAACGTATACCTATCTGGTATAACATATTAGAATGCCTGGTTTACaatttctccttccccctccctccaaaCAACATACAAAGGAATGACATTCCCTGCTAAAAATCATTGCTGGCCTTTTTTGGgaggctgctttccttccccatgCAGAAACCTCAATATCAGCAGAATGTTTTCTGATAGTAGTATTCTGCACACCAGCATGCATTCCACAGTGACCTGGTTACTTTTATGTAGGAACATAATGTAACTCTAATGTTAGTCGGTTTTCTTCATATAGTGAGCCTAATTATGGCTCACAGCAATCAAGGCGGTTTACACTTTCTACTTTAATCAGAAATTCCCTTTCCCAAACCTGAGATAAATCCTGTTTTACTTTTAGAACAGAAGGAGAATCTGAGTTTTAGTTCTCCACAATTTAACAATATGGTTCTTTAATATAAGATTATAATTCATAACTCCTGAAAACACGTTTGCTTACATTTCCACAACTAATTTTATCTCCCCAAACACAGCTGAGTTAGTTGATTTGGTTTCTACGTCAGTACTGATGTTAGCAGCCCACTGCAGGTTGAGTTCTTCTAACTCCTCCCTTGAATCTGTGGGTACCCAGTAAGTTGGAAAAACTCTATGTACTACACAttgagcaagaagaaaaatttcaaagaaacagaattaaaacaaaaatggcCTCTACTCTGAAaaggcagaacagaaacaaaaactaCTTTAAGTTACATCAGACTTTGCATGCTATTCTGCTGAAATCATCTACATTTTCAATCAAAGTAAGTCCATATTAGTATTTTGTAACAGTTAATCCTTTACATTTCATTGATGTCTCTTACCTTTCTAGTTATGAAGTCAAATTTTGTATCACACTGCATACATCTTGGGCACTAGAAAACAGTACAAATTAAGATTAATCTACAAGATTTCTAAACCTTTAATCCTACTACCATATACGACAACTGAGCTTTATGTTATGCcctaaaaaagaaacacttccaACAAATTTCCATCCTTTATCTTTTCACCATGGATGGCTTTCATTTAATATTGATGTAGCAAaataacaagacaaaaaaagctgCCAAACTCATTCACCCTAAGGAATACTGCATCTTGCAAGCAGTCAAAACTATATTTCAGAAGTACTTATTATGCTTAATTATGTTTAGCTATTGAGATAGTAATATATTCCAGAGTCACCTGTTTTTATATAAACTGTCATCCTCACTGTATGCTCTGTTGACTCTCTCAAACATTGTTTACGTATTTTCGTGCTGTCAATACTTACACATTTTTGAAACATGCTAGGAGATACTTGGTTTTCTTCCAAGTCACTAGGACTTTTTATTCCAGCTACAAAATGTCACTTCCTGAAATATCTCTTTCCTAAAACAAGCTTACACCCACACTCCTcccaaaagaaaagccagaaaaaaactgaagttCCTCCCTCGCAACTAAGTAGAGTTTAAGAGGtgacagtttttattttctcaactACCAGAAGTGATCAGTGACTGTCagacaattaaaattttctttatagagCGTCACCTACGAAAGGGCTGATATTCAGCTGTTAGATCACTAGATTTTC includes:
- the ZFYVE21 gene encoding zinc finger FYVE domain-containing protein 21 isoform X3, with product MSGCEACDAKKLVRSPSGLRMVPEHRSARSPFGLDEPPWVPDKECPRCMQCDTKFDFITRKHHCRRCGKCFCDKCCSKKVPLPRMCFVDPVRQCAECALISQKETEFYDKQLKVLMNGATFFVTLGSSDKSELMVCRLSNNQRYLVLDGDSHYEIEIIQISTVQILTEGFTPGGGNTRAIGMILQYKVPGSEELTQMKFTASEDFSCNKKLSASWLAAMHKATKLLYESRDQ
- the ZFYVE21 gene encoding zinc finger FYVE domain-containing protein 21 isoform X4 translates to MFQKCCPRCMQCDTKFDFITRKHHCRRCGKCFCDKCCSKKVPLPRMCFVDPVRQCAECALISQKETEFYDKQLKVLMNGATFFVTLGSSDKSELMVCRLSNNQRYLVLDGDSHYEIEIIQISTVQILTEGFTPGEKDIHTYTSLLESQHITEGGNTRAIGMILQYKVPGSEELTQMKFTASEDFSCNKKLSASWLAAMHKATKLLYESRDQ
- the ZFYVE21 gene encoding zinc finger FYVE domain-containing protein 21 isoform X2 — its product is MSGCEACDAKKLVRSPSGLRMVPEHRSARSPFGLDEPPWVPDKECPRCMQCDTKFDFITRKHHCRRCGKCFCDKCCSKKVPLPRMCFVDPVRQCAECALISQKETEFYDKQLKVLMNGATFFVTLGSSDKSELMVCRLSNNQRYLVLDGDSHYEIEIIQISTVQILTEGFTPGEKDIHTYTSLLESQHITEGGNTRAIGMILQYKVPGSEELTQMKFTASEDFSCNKKLSASWLAAMHKATKLLYESRDQ
- the ZFYVE21 gene encoding zinc finger FYVE domain-containing protein 21 isoform X1, which gives rise to MSGCEACDAKKLVRSPSGLRMVPEHRSARSPFGLDEPPWVPDKEVSCPRCMQCDTKFDFITRKHHCRRCGKCFCDKCCSKKVPLPRMCFVDPVRQCAECALISQKETEFYDKQLKVLMNGATFFVTLGSSDKSELMVCRLSNNQRYLVLDGDSHYEIEIIQISTVQILTEGFTPGEKDIHTYTSLLESQHITEGGNTRAIGMILQYKVPGSEELTQMKFTASEDFSCNKKLSASWLAAMHKATKLLYESRDQ